One Rhinoraja longicauda isolate Sanriku21f chromosome 21, sRhiLon1.1, whole genome shotgun sequence genomic region harbors:
- the e4f1 gene encoding transcription factor E4F1 isoform X5 — MNSENTADRQLAAAPSGGGEEEEHDVHKCGRCQAEFCSLDGFITHKLQKACQRIQAPSTGGPEHLHVSQAVFEESVSLDSAITLSQLVVASLPQHDTNSKSHSDDGSTKECQISEEQFCEYTQLQQSEQLTNEEADSQKNFEEEAEKNSYEMVLTDEGRFMCQVCEKTFKTAVILKAHMVTHSDKKPFKCKICGMAFRTKGSLVRHNRRHTDERPYKCRMCGVSFRESGALTRHLKAITPCTEKVKFQQMKLISTTSQDESVNKPETEEVNKQIEDKPIEELVSTAVPESPETTAVISVLTNSEESIEEVQVHNVSQALDSEATKRLQSPVSTDLAPEETTNENLICQAMRNSGIVIETVTIGDSQKSIEESQLSAEEGSEEDALEDSVVMEDDDTADLKSDSNCKQFKCPHCNRVFRGSSYLRLHIKAHLGYKPHRCELCEKEFMTAYILKKHLESHYNERRFKCGECGKLYKSIAHVKEHMRAHSDDRPYLCPVCGKKYKTKNAQQVHLRTHSEDKPFACDYCTRAFREKGSLIRHVRLHTGEKPFTCCKCGRGFAEHGTLNRHLRAKGGCHVGCKELDQVEVSSGDQSTDSIATAIITDDPHTVLVEFSSMVADTQEYIIKTPSEETESNAVGTLIQSSKVDSQIMKVVQQIVNQASSGHQIIVQNVSMEEGTEQGTDTITIATPDSLTEQVAMTLASSIREGAVLATGGSLEASQETVTVVAADDIVMLENADEYMITTEDGEVEIQTVVVGE, encoded by the exons AAGAACATGATGTTCATAAATGTGGTCGATGTCAGGCAGAATTTTGCAGCCTCGATGGGTTCATTACTCACAAATTGCAGAAAGCATGCCAGCGGATCCAGGCTCCATCCACAGGTGGTCCTGAGCATCTCCATGTCAGCCAGGCAGTCTTTGAG GAATCCGTCTCCTTGGACTCAGCAATCACTCTTTCACAGTTGGTTGTGGCTTCCCTACCACAACACGACACAAACAGCAAATCACACTCGG ATGATGGGAGTACCAAGGAATGTCAGATCTCAGAAGAGCAATTCTGTGAATACACCCAGTTGCAGCAGAGTGAACAACTCACCAATGAAGAAGCTGATAGTCAGAAGAACTTTGAGGAAGAGGCTGAAAAGAACAGTTATGAGATGGTTCTGACTGACGAAGGGCGATTCATGTGTCAAGTCTGTGAAAAGACCTTCAAAACG GCTGTCATCCTAAAGGCACACATGGTTACCCATAGTGACAAGAAGCCTTTCAAATGCAAGATATGTGGGATGGCTTTCAGAACCAAGGGATCTTTAGTTAGACACAATCGACGACACACAG ATGAGCGGCCGTATAAGTGCCGGATGTGTGGGGTGAGTTTTCGGGAATCTGGAGCACTCACTCGCCATCTGAAGGCCATCACTCCTTGTACAGAGAAAGTGAAGTTCCAGCAGATGAAATTAATTTCAACAACCAGCCAAGATGAATCGGTGAATAAACCTGAAACTGAAGAAG TAAATAAACAGATAGAAGATAAACCGATAGAAGAGTTGGTTTCGACAGCAGTACCAGAGTCTCCAGAAACAACAGCAGTGATCAGTGTGCTTACGAATTCTGAAGAAAGCATTGAGGAAGTGCAGGTTCATAATGTGAGCCAAGCTCTAGATTCTGAAGCTACAAAGAGACTGCAG TCACCTGTTTCTACGGATCTGGCTCCAGAGGAGACGACCAATGAGAATCTGATCTGTCAGGCCATGAGGAATTCTGGGATTGTCATTGAAACTGTGACCATCGGAGATTCCCAGAAATCCATTGAAGAATCTCAGTTGAGTGCTGAGGAAGGAAGTGAAGAGGATGCTCTGGAGGACAGTGTTGTGATGGAAGATGATGATACG GCAGACTTAAAAAGTGATAGCAACTGCAAACAGTTCAAGTGCCCTCACTGCAATCGAGTGTTCCGTGGATCTAGCTATTTGCGCCTGCATATTAAAGCCCATTTGG GATACAAGCCCCACAGGTGTGAGCTGTGCGAGAAGGAATTTATGACGGCATACATTCTGAAGAAGCACCTGGAATCGCATTACAATGAGAGACGCTtcaagtgtggggagtgtggcaaGCTTTATAAGAGCATTGCCCACGTGAAGGAGCACATGAGGGCACATTCAGATGACCGGCCGTACCTATGCCCAGTATGTGGGAAAAAATACAAGACAAAG AATGCGCAGCAAGTTCACCTGAGGACCCACTCTGAGGACAAGCCATTTGCCTGTGACTATTGTACCCGGGCATTCCGAGAGAAGGGATCTCTCATCCGACATGTGCGGCTTCATACCGGAGAGAAGCCGTTTACGTGCTGTAAATGTGGCCGAGGCTTTGCAGAACATGGAACTCTCAACCGGCATTTACGAGCCAAAG GTGGTTGTCATGTTGGGTGTAAAGAGCTGGATCAGGTTGAGGTATCGTCCGGTGACCAGTCTACTGATAGCATTGCTACAGCTATCATTACTGATGACCCACATACTGTACTGGTAGAGTTCTCCTCAATGGTGGCGGACACGCAGGAATATATTATCAAG ACCCCGTCTGAAGAGACAGAAAGCAATGCTGTGGGCACCCTAATCCAAAGCTCTAAG GTTGATAGTCAGATCATGAAAGTTGTGCAGCAAATCGTGAACCAAGCCAGCTCTGGCCATCAGATCATCGTCCAAAATGTTTCCATGGAAGAAGGCACTGAGCAAGGCACAGATACAATCACCATTGCAACACCCGATAGTCTCACTGAGCAGGTTGCAATGACATTGGCCTCCAGCATTAGGGAAGGAGCAGTTCTAGCAACAGGAGGCAGCCTGGAGGCCAGTCAGGAGACTGTTACCGTGGTGGCGGCTGATGATATTGTAATGTTGGAAAACGCAGATGAATATATGATAACTACAGAAGATGGGGAGGTGGAAATACAGACGGTGGTGGTGGGCGAATAG
- the e4f1 gene encoding transcription factor E4F1 isoform X6 translates to MVLTDEGRFMCQVCEKTFKTAVILKAHMVTHSDKKPFKCKICGMAFRTKGSLVRHNRRHTDERPYKCRMCGVSFRESGALTRHLKAITPCTEKVKFQQMKLISTTSQDESVNKPETEEANLCYLTVNKQIEDKPIEELVSTAVPESPETTAVISVLTNSEESIEEVQVHNVSQALDSEATKRLQSPVSTDLAPEETTNENLICQAMRNSGIVIETVTIGDSQKSIEESQLSAEEGSEEDALEDSVVMEDDDTADLKSDSNCKQFKCPHCNRVFRGSSYLRLHIKAHLGYKPHRCELCEKEFMTAYILKKHLESHYNERRFKCGECGKLYKSIAHVKEHMRAHSDDRPYLCPVCGKKYKTKNAQQVHLRTHSEDKPFACDYCTRAFREKGSLIRHVRLHTGEKPFTCCKCGRGFAEHGTLNRHLRAKGGCHVGCKELDQVEVSSGDQSTDSIATAIITDDPHTVLVEFSSMVADTQEYIIKTPSEETESNAVGTLIQSSKVDSQIMKVVQQIVNQASSGHQIIVQNVSMEEGTEQGTDTITIATPDSLTEQVAMTLASSIREGAVLATGGSLEASQETVTVVAADDIVMLENADEYMITTEDGEVEIQTVVVGE, encoded by the exons ATGGTTCTGACTGACGAAGGGCGATTCATGTGTCAAGTCTGTGAAAAGACCTTCAAAACG GCTGTCATCCTAAAGGCACACATGGTTACCCATAGTGACAAGAAGCCTTTCAAATGCAAGATATGTGGGATGGCTTTCAGAACCAAGGGATCTTTAGTTAGACACAATCGACGACACACAG ATGAGCGGCCGTATAAGTGCCGGATGTGTGGGGTGAGTTTTCGGGAATCTGGAGCACTCACTCGCCATCTGAAGGCCATCACTCCTTGTACAGAGAAAGTGAAGTTCCAGCAGATGAAATTAATTTCAACAACCAGCCAAGATGAATCGGTGAATAAACCTGAAACTGAAGAAG CTAATCTTTGTTATCTTACAGTAAATAAACAGATAGAAGATAAACCGATAGAAGAGTTGGTTTCGACAGCAGTACCAGAGTCTCCAGAAACAACAGCAGTGATCAGTGTGCTTACGAATTCTGAAGAAAGCATTGAGGAAGTGCAGGTTCATAATGTGAGCCAAGCTCTAGATTCTGAAGCTACAAAGAGACTGCAG TCACCTGTTTCTACGGATCTGGCTCCAGAGGAGACGACCAATGAGAATCTGATCTGTCAGGCCATGAGGAATTCTGGGATTGTCATTGAAACTGTGACCATCGGAGATTCCCAGAAATCCATTGAAGAATCTCAGTTGAGTGCTGAGGAAGGAAGTGAAGAGGATGCTCTGGAGGACAGTGTTGTGATGGAAGATGATGATACG GCAGACTTAAAAAGTGATAGCAACTGCAAACAGTTCAAGTGCCCTCACTGCAATCGAGTGTTCCGTGGATCTAGCTATTTGCGCCTGCATATTAAAGCCCATTTGG GATACAAGCCCCACAGGTGTGAGCTGTGCGAGAAGGAATTTATGACGGCATACATTCTGAAGAAGCACCTGGAATCGCATTACAATGAGAGACGCTtcaagtgtggggagtgtggcaaGCTTTATAAGAGCATTGCCCACGTGAAGGAGCACATGAGGGCACATTCAGATGACCGGCCGTACCTATGCCCAGTATGTGGGAAAAAATACAAGACAAAG AATGCGCAGCAAGTTCACCTGAGGACCCACTCTGAGGACAAGCCATTTGCCTGTGACTATTGTACCCGGGCATTCCGAGAGAAGGGATCTCTCATCCGACATGTGCGGCTTCATACCGGAGAGAAGCCGTTTACGTGCTGTAAATGTGGCCGAGGCTTTGCAGAACATGGAACTCTCAACCGGCATTTACGAGCCAAAG GTGGTTGTCATGTTGGGTGTAAAGAGCTGGATCAGGTTGAGGTATCGTCCGGTGACCAGTCTACTGATAGCATTGCTACAGCTATCATTACTGATGACCCACATACTGTACTGGTAGAGTTCTCCTCAATGGTGGCGGACACGCAGGAATATATTATCAAG ACCCCGTCTGAAGAGACAGAAAGCAATGCTGTGGGCACCCTAATCCAAAGCTCTAAG GTTGATAGTCAGATCATGAAAGTTGTGCAGCAAATCGTGAACCAAGCCAGCTCTGGCCATCAGATCATCGTCCAAAATGTTTCCATGGAAGAAGGCACTGAGCAAGGCACAGATACAATCACCATTGCAACACCCGATAGTCTCACTGAGCAGGTTGCAATGACATTGGCCTCCAGCATTAGGGAAGGAGCAGTTCTAGCAACAGGAGGCAGCCTGGAGGCCAGTCAGGAGACTGTTACCGTGGTGGCGGCTGATGATATTGTAATGTTGGAAAACGCAGATGAATATATGATAACTACAGAAGATGGGGAGGTGGAAATACAGACGGTGGTGGTGGGCGAATAG